From the Manihot esculenta cultivar AM560-2 chromosome 3, M.esculenta_v8, whole genome shotgun sequence genome, one window contains:
- the LOC110610946 gene encoding aldehyde oxidase GLOX1 gives MAITIKSLLFLLPLFFVSGFAHLGEPIWQEPNAYQVFNEEHILGPHELFGNPFGNPDDFKKKIPDDVGTPINKGDDVAPTKKPKRSPDAPWVALGYKGSWELVSQNSGVSAMHSILLPKINKVLMYDATIWKISKLPLPKGHCRILNKTTGEKDCWCHSVLFDINDAKLTPLELNTDTWCSSGGLEIDGSFVSTGGYQGGANTVRYLGLCDGCTWREYPTALADRRWYSTQAQLPDGGFIVVGGRDAFSYEYIPAEGKSNAKPFLFDFLRQTSDPEENNLYPFVYLSPDGNVFIFANSRSVLLNPKSNKIVRELPVLAGGCRNYPASGMSALLPIKLHAQNQETVQAEVLVCGGSAHKDSYSKAERGIFYTALQDCARIKITAKNPVWKRELMPTPRIMGDTMILPSGDVLILNGAQRGASGWGFAREPNFAPVLYNPRATRGERFTELAPSTIPRMYHSSSAVMPDGKVLVGGSNTNNGYIYNAMYPTELRIEKFSPPYLNAGLAEKRPEIIKTAEMISYGGPIELEIKLAGVHVQQQDVRVTMYAPAFTTHGVSMNQRLLDLGIKEVQSDGNESHKVVAQAPPSGLVAPPGYYMLSAVHQGIPSVSKWVQIK, from the exons ATGGCAATTACAATAAAATCTctgctttttcttcttcctttgtTTTTCGTTTCTGGTTTTGCTCATCTTGGTGAGCCTATTTGGCAAGAACCAAACGCCTACCAGGTCTTCAACGAAGAACATATTCTAGGGCCTCATGAATTGTTTGGAAACCCATTTGGAAACCCTGatgattttaagaaaaaaatcccAGATGATGTTGGGACACCCATCAACAAAGGTGATGATGTTGCTCCCACAAAGAAGCCAAAACGTTCTCCTGATGCTCCATGGGTAGCCCTTGGATACAAAGGATCATGGGAGCTGGTTTCTCAGAATTCTGGTGTCTCAGCCATGCATTCAATTTTGCTTCCTAAAATTAATAAGGTGTTGATGTACGATGCCACCATTTGGAAGATTTCAAAACTCCCATTACCTAAAGGACATTGCCGTATTCTTAACAAAACCACTGGTGAAAAAGATTGCTGGTGCCATTCTGTGTTGTTTGATATTAACGATGCAAAACTTACCCCTCTTGAG CTCAACACAGATACATGGTGCTCATCAGGAGGTCTCGAAATTGATGGCAGCTTTGTGAGTACTGGTGGGTACCAAGGTGGTGCAAATACTGTTAGATACTTGGGATTGTGCGATGGCTGCACTTGGAGAGAGTACCCAACGGCTCTTGCTGATCGTAGATG GTACTCAACACAAGCACAATTGCCAGACGGTGGATTTATCGTGGTTGGCGGCCGTGACGCCTTCAGCTATGAGTACATTCCGGCGGAAGGGAAGTCCAATGCCAAACCCTTCTTGTTCGATTTCCTCCGGCAAACCAGCGATCCAGAGGAGAATAATTTGTACCCGTTTGTCTATCTTTCCCCTGATGGAAATGTCTTCATCTTCGCCAATAGTCGTTCTGTGCTTCTCAATCCCAAGTCTAACAAGATTGTTCGTGAGTTACCTGTCCTCGCCGGTGGCTGCAGGAATTACCCCGCTTCTGGAATGTCCGCTCTTCTCCCAATAAAACTTCACGCCCAGAATCAAGAGACGGTCCAAGCAGAAGTGTTGGTTTGTGGCGGTTCAGCACATAAAGATTCATACTCAAAAGCTGAAAGAGGAATATTTTACACAGCTCTTCAAGACTGCGCAAGAATTAAAATCACAGCTAAAAATCCAGTTTGGAAGAGAGAGCTCATGCCAACACCTCGTATCATGGGCGACACGATGATTCTTCCTTCAGGCGACGTCCTCATACTCAACGGTGCTCAAAGAGGAGCTTCAGGCTGGGGGTTCGCCAGAGAACCAAATTTCGCCCCAGTCTTATATAACCCACGAGCCACAAGAGGCGAAAGGTTCACTGAGCTCGCACCATCCACCATTCCAAGAATGTATCATTCATCCTCAGCGGTTATGCCAGATGGGAAAGTTTTGGTGGGTGGAAGCAACACAAACAATGGCTACATCTACAACGCAATGTATCCAACTGAGCTGAGAATCGAGAAATTTTCTCCACCCTACTTGAACGCTGGCCTGGCAGAGAAGAGACCTGAGATTATAAAAACTGCTGAAATGATTAGCTATGGCGGTCCCATAGAACTGGAGATTAAGTTAGCTGGAGTCCATGTGCAGCAGCAAGATGTGAGGGTGACAATGTATGCTCCTGCTTTTACTACTCATGGAGTTTCGATGAATCAAAGGCTCCTTGATTTGGGAATAAAAGAGGTTCAGAGTGATGGCAATGAAAGCCATAAGGTTGTGGCCCAAGCTCCACCAAGCGGCCTCGTTGCTCCGCCTGGATATTATATGCTTTCTGCTGTTCATCAAGGTATCCCCAGCGTTTCCAAGTGGGTGCAGATCAAGTGA
- the LOC110610573 gene encoding transmembrane protein 234 homolog, which translates to MARDIEKMVAVGLVWGATNALLRRGALLWDQRSRKLSSSSPNPPKLHQRLLSSVQNLLSVIFFWQYSVPFFLNLSASATFFALLSDSPISLAVPVTNATTFAATALFGTLLGEETRIGFALMGTAFIVAGVWLCIT; encoded by the coding sequence ATGGCAAGAGATATAGAGAAGATGGTGGCAGTAGGCCTCGTCTGGGGCGCCACCAACGCCTTATTGCGCCGGGGAGCGCTTCTATGGGACCAGCGATCCCGGAAATTGTCTTCCTCTTCACCAAATCCACCAAAGCTCCACCAAAGGCTCCTCTCTTccgttcaaaacttgcttagtGTTATATTTTTCTGGCAATACTCTGTCCCTTTCTTTCTAAATCTCTCAGCATCTGCTACTTTCTTCGCTCTACTTAGTGATTCACCGATATCACTGGCTGTTCCCGTCACCAACGCTACTACGTTTGCTGCTACAGCTTTGTTCGGGACGCTTTTAGGGGAAGAGACCAGAATTGGGTTCGCTTTGATGGGTACGGCTTTTATTGTGGCTGGTGTTTGGCTCTGTATTACGTGA
- the LOC110612364 gene encoding protein SPEAR3 translates to MGSSHYGDPNLGNERGGSSRKGKKSNSDKPKQPQRGLGVAQLEKIRLHGEMGSSYHPSLHGSYPSNFNQEDVRLQTAYSSVPSSTSFNYTSSSAASSVSHGLHPNIMMGLGDHYERLNIRYGDTQPPTGANWNSGNSFMEAQNFSQPGSTRHLLNLQIEDTQPKKSKKHRSNSIGSSSQNSESSDNQEPDLELKLSL, encoded by the exons atgggtagCAGTCACTATGGAGATCCAAATTTGGGAAATGAAAGAGGTGGGTCTTCAAGGAAAGGCAAGAAGAGTAACTCAGATAAGCCTAAGCAACCACAGAGAGGCCTTGGAGTTGCCCAATTGGAGAAGATCAGATTACATGGCGAAATGGGTAGTAGCTATCATCCCTCTCTTCATGGTTCTTATCCTTCCAATTTCAACCAG GAGGATGTGAGATTACAAACAGCTTATTCATCCGTACCATCATCAACTTCTTTTAATTACACTTCATCATCTGCTGCTTCCTCAGTTTCCCATGGTCTTCACCCTAACATCATG ATGGGGCTAGGTGATCATTATGAGAGACTCAACATAAGATATGGTGATACCCAACCACCCACAGGAGCAAA TTGGAACTCTGGAAATAGTTTCATGGAGGCTCAAAATTTCTCACAGCCAGGCTCAACTAGACACCTTTTAAATCTACAAATTGAG GACACACAGCCAAAGAAGAGCAAGAAACATCGGAGTAACTCGATTGGTTCCAGCAGCCAGAATTCTGAATCGAGTGACAATCAAGAACCAGATTTGGAGCTGAAATTGTCCCTTTAA
- the LOC110610572 gene encoding probable xyloglucan endotransglucosylase/hydrolase protein 26, translating into MKISGSSRTLLAALFVFLTAFDLSPVDANFVKSMYFYWGAQHSTVLGTGDELQLVLDQTSGSGIKSKRSFLFGSVQMLIKLVPGNSAGTVTAYYVSSGGDRHDEIDFEFLGNVSGQPYIIHTNIYTQGNGSREQQFYPWFDPTADFHNYTIHWNPSEIVWYVDSVPIRVFRNYESEGIAYPNKQGMRAYSSLWNADNWATRGGLVKIDWNSAPFIARYRTFRARACKWNGPVSISECASITPANWWTSPTYSQLSYAKQGQMKWVRDNYMIYDYCKDFKRFNGQMPPECFKPQF; encoded by the exons ATGAAAATTTCAGGGAGTTCAAGAACTTTGTTAGCAGCTCTATTCGTCTTCCTAACAGCATTTGATCTGAGTCCAGTTGATGCCAACTTCGTGAAGAGCATGTATTTCTACTGGGGAGCTCAGCATTCTACAGTTCTGGGAACTGGAGATGAGCTTCAACTTGTATTGGATCAAACATCAG GGTCTGGTATTAAATCAAAGCGATCATTCCTGTTTGGTAGCGTTCAGATGTTAATCAAGCTGGTACCTGGAAACTCAGCTGGAACAGTCACTGCCTACTAT GTATCTTCTGGTGGGGATAGACATGATGAGATAGACTTTGAGTTCTTAGGTAATGTTTCAGGCCAACCATATATCATTCACACAAACATCTACACTCAAGGAAATGGAAGCAGGGAGCAGCAATTCTATCCCTGGTTTGACCCAACTGCAGACTTCCACAACTACACTATTCATTGGAACCCTTCAGAAATTGT GTGGTATGTTGACAGTGTGCCCATCCGTGTTTTCCGTAATTACGAGAGTGAAGGAATTGCTTATCCAAACAAACAAGGTATGAGGGCATACTCCAGCCTATGGAATGCTGATAACTGGGCAACTAGAGGGGGGCTGGTTAAGATTGATTGGAATAGTGCGCCTTTCATAGCAAGATACCGCACTTTTAGGGCAAGGGCTTGCAAGTGGAATGGACCAGTCAGTATCAGTGAATGTGCTTCAATTACTCCTGCTAACTGGTGGACATCACCAACATACAGTCAGTTGAGTTATGCAAAACAAGGTCAAATGAAGTGGGTAAGAGACAACTACATGATCTATGACTACTGCAAGGATTTTAAAAGGTTCAATGGACAGATGCCACCAGAATGTTTTAAACCACAGTTCTAA